Below is a genomic region from Primulina eburnea isolate SZY01 chromosome 9, ASM2296580v1, whole genome shotgun sequence.
TTGGTAAATGAATCACTCTACTTGAATATTTCCTGGAAATGGAATTGAGGCACAGCAGTGATAGTATCCATTCTCATCGTACACAAACCTTTGAGAGAGATGAGCTTCACGTATAGGATACTCTCCCCATTCTTCAGAACCATAACGATCAAAAATAATCCTAGCATCAAATGAGTCGGGATTCCTTGTGTTCTTGTTTCTGAAACaagtatgatgaaagaaaaacTAAAGCACCCTTGGTAGAGTTTCCAACAAagtaaatgattttttaataaaagATACTCAAACATATGAACTGACAAACAGAATAACACCTCTTTCTGTGTCGAGCATTCATAAGAGTAGCGTGCAACTGCATTCCAAGGGAAAAGTAGTCTATCGTCAGTATAAAAAAGAATGAACATAAAAGAAGTACATATTGTAGCATGGCCAGCACTTACTTCAAGGAGAAAAGTGATCAAGTTAAAGTGGGAAAGAGCTTCATTTTTGATGAATTACAGGGAAAACATCAAAACATTGTGACTCAGTCACTATACAGAATTCAGTGATAAGTCCAGTGGCCCAAACTCATCCTAACCAACTTTCTGAATTATGTGCCATGAGACCCCTCACCTCCATGAGATTGTAATCACCAAGTGATGGTGATTAATGGGTGATAATGAAGGTTAAAATATGCATCAGTCATCTATTGGTTGAATAATGCTCAAGAGGAGGCTAATGGCCCTGAATAGGTGTCTTTTAAGATGAGGTTAATGACcatgaataattatatttaaGAATGACCATGAATCGAGTCACTCCTCAACTCACCCTTGAAGACCTATAGATACAGATTCACAACATGCAAGAAAATCATACCAAAATTTCGAGAAAGAGTGCTGCCAAATTATCGAGCCAAATTTCTGTCCAATTCGAGGAGCATAGGCTTTCTGTTTAGGCGACCAATTATAGAAAAATCCAGCAAGTTCTTCAAGTTTTTGGAGCATATTTCTGTAAGTGAACTTTCTGTTTTATCTCGAGATATATGTTTTAAAAGTCACCAACATATAGGTATTATattgtttaaaatatgatttctgaaatCTGTATTTCTGAAACACAGGAACTTTGTGAACTAATGGtaagaatatatattctgaacattcctgatttctggcctcacccctcaTAGAAGAGAACATATAGAAAACTGATATCAATTGGTCATGAAATTCATAATTTGTTAAGTGCGTAATTCTGATACATGATTTCtgaaaaataagaatatttctaTATACATACGCTATTACTGTTTTAgttgaaaaatgaatttaaaggGTGAGAAGAATTTCCCTGCTTCCTGAACGACGACCATATCATTCACAAACTCACTCCCCTCTCATATAAGAATGAAGATCAGTTAGAAGATGAAAAACAATAATAGTTTTGGGGATGGTAAGGAAAAAGAAGACCGCTGTTAATGTTTAAGCTTCATTTTCATTATCAGTTTATTTCAAGTTGCATGTTTCCacacaataattaattttttacattCAGATGCTGTAAAATATTCTGTGATTATTTCGGAGTTGTATAGACAATGTTTCTATTTATGAATAAAGACTGGTTTGGAAATTCTGTACTTCCGAAACTTGATGTTTTGCAATATGTGATTGtgaaacaacgccggtgtcataCGCCTCGGTATCGAGAGGAAAACTCTCAATAAAAACAATAGAAGTATGCTACTAATTGTTCGTTTGCAAACAAAGGAATCAATATAGCCACTTTTCGTATTTATAAAGTAGCAAAATAATGACGCGGCAtcgcaaatatatatatatatatatatatatatatatatatatatatatatatatacacagaaaaagaaattcaaaataatgaaCTTTCAGTTGTTTCACAGGGAGAACCCACCCATCCACTAACACACACAGACAGAACTAGAACTGAATTTTCTATGCCTTAAAGTTCAATGCATCACAGAAACCataagtacaagtcatgtattAAACATCTCCAAGCGCACTGGAGTGAAAGGACTTGTATTGTCtagtaaaaagaaaaaatacctTTAGCTTTTGCTGCGCATCTGTTCCAACGAGTAAACCAGCCTCAGCAAATGCATCAATGATAACTTCTAAGGAAGTTCAAGGAAATCAAAAGTCGACAAGTAATTAGAACATTTACAGCTCAAGCTGCTCTTACTCAAACGgatggtaaaaaaaaataacatggAAATAAAATATTGGCCACAAAATATGGATACGACTGGCACGCAAAAGACGGTCCTCTCCATTGACTTCTTCTACAGGCGCATAAAGAACACGAGCCTTGGCCAAAGACCCCTTCATGCAATCCTGCAAGAATATCATTCAACTTTTTTGATGCATATTTTAGAGGCACTGAGAAAAAACAAGACAAATTATTATGCCACACCAAACAGTAATACACAGTTGCAACAAGCTTTCTCCCCAACCAACCCCTAACCCAGACATGGAAAACTTTGCACCCTGACTCATGCAGGGTTTATCAATATTAATGTAATAGTGTGTTTAAAAATACTTGACAGAGCCACGTCCACAACATAATGAAGGTGTTTGTGTTTTTCTCCAAGGATGGTTTTACCCTTGCGATTGATTGGTAATAGAACATAACGGATACAATGCTACAACCACCAGAAATCAGTAACACTAACAGCATCATATGTTGTTTGTAGAACTGAATATTACTAGTGGGGTGTCAGGTAGAGGAATACACGGGAGTgtaactgaattttttttttggtcaaTCAAGAGTAACCACCCAATGACTGAAATAAATGCTGAAGTCAGAGTTGAGAtttaattcagaagaaattctACCAGCCCTTTGAGTTTGATCGAAACTGGCCGATTGTCCAAAACATCCATGACCTGAGACGAGACACTCTAGAAAAAAGGAATAGTGTTACTACGAATAATATTGTCTGCAACCTGTGCATAATTTGGTTAAAAAATTTACCCACAAAACCTCAGAAGCTGCATTAACTCGTTCTTTATTCCATAACTTCAGCATGAGAATGGTCAAGTGAAAGGTCTTGGGGTTTATAAAAATTGACTTTTCAATCCCTAAATCTGCACGAGATAGTCTGATTAAGGCAGAGGAAGAATTGCATTATATAACTATTCTTCGTAAATATCAAATAATGCAAATTGAGTAATGGATGAAAAGAGAGAACACAAAATTTACTGAGATCAATTGCCGGGTTTCAAATGTTAAAGGATATCCTAAGCAGCCTAAACCACAAGGGAGTGAAGAGAAAGTTTCAATCAATAGTGGCATAATTTTGTCCTTGTTGAAGGGAGAGGAGCAGGGAAGCAGAGAGAAAGAGTTGAAAACAAACAAGgtgattaaaataataattaagctTACCCCTTAATTTAGAAGAGCTGGACTGTGAGATGGGAGTCTTTGACTTTTTCGGATAAAAACTTACAAGAGGGATATTGGCTATTTTCACTTTGACCGGTGTATCAACATCTCTATCTTTGACCACATATGCTTTTCTGGAGTGTTGATCACTTTTAACATGTACATCAACATAAGCATCACCTTTTTCAGCATTCATCACAACATCAATTTTTTGTGCTTCCATTGGTTGTTTATCTCCACTTGTATCACTGTCAAGGTTCTCTCCATTATCACATGCCACAATTTGTAGTATTGTCTTCTGAAAATTGATGAGTTTATCCACTAATCCAGGATGAATAGCCAAAGGGAGCGAAACAAAGTGAGAATAATCAAGAGCTCGACTATTAACTGCCTGTTCAATACATTAATATAGCAGATCAGATATCACACAAAAGCAAAAACTTCAAGTAACAAATTTCAGTGAACCAACAGATTCCTGAGATAGAAAATTATGATGTCCGTTTCCTTTCGTTAAACATTTTCCACCAGGATGCAGATGCTTAAAGCTTTTATACTCCCTTGATAGAACTGTTGTGCTttgtcaaaataaatttctaccttgaaaaaaaacatttttctcTCGAAAACCAGTGAAAATTTTCGTTTATCAAAAGCCTGTATGTTGGATTGATAATTAAGAAACCTTGCATCAGTCAATGTTAAGTCAGAACAAAATATAGTGAGCATCATTTAAAAGACAATCAGCTTGAAATCGATTTAATTTTCTGAAGAAACTAAGCATGCCAATAATACTGTAAGACTAAATATATGCCAAACGTTGAACTTGATGGGTGAGAGTCAGTTGAAAATATAGAGTTCAAAATTTGACTGAGTACAAAGATTTGGTTGCTGATCATAAAAGTAACTTTCTCACACAGTTGGGCGTGACACAAGTTTACACCGGAACTTCTGCATATGTGTGAAAAGTTGTGTAACTATCTTTGTTGATGCAGTTGCTGATAACACGTGGAAATTGACATGGGCTCCCAACTACTGGACCAGCAAAGTAGAGAATGgacaaaaaaaaagaattatagAAATGGCCCAAGTTCAGGAGCAACTCACAAGAGAACCCAACCAAAATACCATCACACACGTGGGAGAGGAAATGGAGGGCTCACCAGCAAAGAGTGAGCCACCCACATGGATGCATGATTACTTCACTTGAATGAAGGGAAATATTGGTTGGTTATGATTCTGAGTTGTAATTAGGGGTGTCAATTCAGGTGGGCCGGGTTGATGCATAGTACTATTAAAAATTTGCTCGACCCGAACCTGACCCGAACCCAAAAACTcccaacccgaacacgaacccAACTAATCTGATCAACCCGACTAacccaatttttttaatttttttaaaaaattacataaaattcaaaatagtaataataatatttaatttaaacacaaaataaaagaATCTCTCTTAtgtatataatttaaatttaaatgttaattttaaaaGTAGAAATATAGAGAAATAAAATacatttactaattaaataaacaattgtttaaaaaataaaaaatgtataaaataaatattaaattatgaaaactcATGATATAAGTATACAGTAAATATTTTTACagaaatacaatatataaaaatataaataatatttattaattatacgGGTCAACCGAACCCGGCCCAACCCGATCATTTTTTCGGGTCATTAACCACAAACCCAAACCTGATTTTTTCGGGTTGAACCGTGTCGGGTTGGTGTGTCGGGTCTGATTTTGACTACTCTAGTTGTAATCACGTTTGGTTGTTACTTAGTGTTGTTGATTAGAGAAAAAGGTATATATAAGCCATAGTAGAGTGAGTCAAGGGGTATTGAGAAATTCTATTGCATTGTATTAGGAGTTCACACATACTCGAATTGTGCTTATTATATCGTATCAGCTGCACGACAAGTTTTGAAATGTACATTGAAGTCGCACATCATCATTGTGAGCACATGTATCTCAAAAACTACtttatgatataaattcaaagttaGTACAGTTAATACAAAACCACCTTTTATAGACACAAAATTTTGTGTGTATCGTTGGCGGTCAGATAAGGGTAGGTCTGGAAGAGAATGAAGCCATGAACAATACGGTTGTTAAATTGGTTACATCTGGCCAAGGAAAAAATGCTAATAAAGCCAAAAAGAATAAAAGTTATGACATCAAAACCTTATCAATAATGATTTGTACTTTCTCAGATGCCTTAGTAACACTTTCAATAGAGTTGCCTTCAATGACTGCAATAAAAGATAATTAGTCAAACAAGTTAATCAGATAAATAGTACGGCGTGGTTACTTAAGTCTGTCAATATCCAGTTATTGAACAATATTCAatcataaaaagtaaaaacTAAAAGAGGAATCTGTCAGGAAGAGGTGAACATTGGCTACGAGAATGCCAAAGATGGCATTGATTATTGATACGGTTTTAACTAGGCACACTTTACCAAAAATGACTAGCATATGGCAGTTTCATAATACAGACGGAGGAAAATGAAACGAGGTTGTCTGTTGCCAATCATAACACAAAAAAATTTCTGGTTCTTTGAAGCTTAAAGGTTTTCATGGTATATTTCTTCCAAAATAAATCATTGACAAAGCATAGAAGTTCCATATTGTCGTTTCTAAGTCACCATCAAGTAGTAACCCAAGGGAATTGGACCAATCATACAAAAAGTAGAAACAACACGAGCCAACGATCATTTATTACATTATCCTGATTCATATTCAAACCAGAAGTATATCTTTGGATCAAAACAAATTTAAATTGAACTATCAAGAACTCATAAAATTATTGGCTCATAGAGTTGAAACAGCGACTAATTAAATGCCTGCAAACATAATTTGTCCTGGACTCCAGAACAAGAGCTCACTTATAGAGTCCTCCGTTCTAGATGATGGTAATATAATTTTGACTCCAGTCTCCTCTTCAATCTCCTCTTGAGTGCCTCTTCTGATCAAAATGTTATAACAGAAATTACAACTTTCCACCAATAATACAGTACTTGTAAACGTACATACCCTTTCCCTGCAATGAATCGCATTAAGGACTGACCTACCTACAAACACAGACAAGACGAGATTAAAAACTGCATCAGTTCATGGAAACAAAGAAACTAAACAGAGATTGAGGAAAAGCATCTAATAAACTTTGAATTGAATGGAGTTCTCTTTCTAGGAAAAAGTAACGCATCCAATCTGTGTATCCCATCTAGTAAGTTATGAAAAAGTTGAGGCTTAAAAACTTGGCTTAAACCTTCTAATTTATGGGGAAAAAAACCCTTGAATAAGTTGACCAAGAAAGGGACATCAGAATACTCTTCATGAAAACAAAAGGACAGGAAAACTCACATTCATTGACATTGAATGTTCAGCTGTCAAATTAGTTGAAGAAGTAGCAGGATATATATTTTCCAATCGAATTTGTAATTCACCCTTTTCACCATCACCTGAAACATGTAAACTTCCACGGTCAATTGTCACATTCTTCATCGAATACACTGCACGGTAACATTTAATATTTCTTGAAAGCGGGACAATTACTTTATCAAATGATTAACAAGCCAATTACACTTTAAAAACTCCAAATATAGTTTATATTCTCCTCATTTAAATTCATATATATTTACGAGAGGGAGCAGAGAGGTAAgtccaaaaaaatcaaaacacaGTTATCACAAATACAATTCTATTGAAAAAGCTATATAAAGCATGGTACCAAGAAAGAAGTTAGTAATCTTATAACATATTAGAAcagcaaaaaattaaaaaaagataACCCCACACTAaataacataatcataaaaacaAACAATGATCACAAAGCATCTCCACGTTCAAGTAGTTTCTCTCAAAAACTATTTTCACAAGTTTGGTACCTACCTGGTGAAGGCTAAAAGCTTTAAGTTACCTTGAACTCGTGccaaaatttcaaattcatagATATAGTTTTACAGTACAGCTCATAAGTCAATGCAAAGCATAACCCATTTGTTAAATGGTAAAACATTACTGTTCATTCGCCTAAAATCATGACGATCCAAAGAAATGGGATCGTACGAATCAATCCAGCCACAACTTAAAATCTGTTCAAAAAACaaagaaatattaaaatttacgcTCAAAGCTGCTTGATTGAGTAGATACAGCTCTCCATTTCTGCTTCACCGGTTTCCCTTTCCCTCGGTAGGTATTTTCTAGCATTCCTTTCTTAACATCCATTGTCAACTCATAGCTCAAATCATGGCGAAAATAGCATTTCTGCGACATAACAAACAACAATCAGGCTAAACTCTCCATCCAACTTAATTTTCACAAACGTAGATATGAAAATTCCTATTCCAGAATCCAAATTCTAAACCTGAAGGTACTGCTTGGGCTTTGATTTAGCACAAGCATTAGTTGCTCTCCAAGCTAAAAAATTAATTctgaaaacaaaaatttgaggACAGAAACTAATTCGTAACTTCGATAGGACTGTAGATCATGGAAAATTACCTCAAGAGTGATTTGGTAGAGATCATTTGCGAATGTCTGGCGGCTGCGAAGGTACCGGATATTCGAAAAGATAAATTAAAGATAAAACTTAATCGGGCTTCAGATAAGACCAGACCGACTAGGCCCGAAATTGACCCGCTTGCATGACCAAAACGGCCCGGAAAAAAGGAATGAAGCAAACGATGAAACTATGCCACtaaggctacgtttggttgAAGGATTGAGTAAATtaatgattagtacgtaaatgataaagaaaatgattgtgataggattgtaatatatggtgtaaaataatattatgtttggtaagatttttaagtgtaggattattttgaattttttgatgaaaagaagaatttgcccttccccttcgcgACGGCGACAGTGGCGGTGGTGGCCGGCGGTCGGGCGGAAATGGTCTGCCGGAAAAGGTCGGCGGGTGAGAGGGTCTGAAACGATTGCCGgaaaatcggcgacggtttctctaaaaccgtcgcgaatagcgacggtttttgggcaaccgtcgccgatcttgttTACATCGGCGAACGTttcttaaaaaccgtcgctaatagcgccggtttttaaaaaaaccgttgCTATTTGCGACGGATTTACCGTCGCCGATTTGTTCAGATCGGCGACAATttctgaaaaaccgtcgctattagcgacggtttttgagaaaaccgtggctattagcgacggtgttctcaaaaaccgtcgctatttgggACGGATTTttgcaaaccgtcgctaaccggatggtcggccggcggcggtcatggtggtgagtttgaatttaggagaagggtaaaattggaaaaataggaggtattaagagtgggaTAATTTATCACACCTAAATTGTCAGTATTATTTGTCCAACAAATAGTAGCTACAGTGCGGGCTTTTCAATTTTATCACGGGCCCTCGTATTTCCTAAAAATCCAACCAAACGGGTGATTAGCCGGGATAAAATAATCTATCCCGGCTAATCACCCGAACCAAACGCAGCCTAACTCAACAAAGattcttaaatattttattaaataaaaaatgattttgAAAACCAATAGTGATGAAACTCCTCATTGATGATGTAAACAAAGATATGTTGGATCTTAATAGTTTAAGCCAAATTAAAGGTAGCTATTATTTGGctaattaaaatatcatattttgataaataataTGTCCATGCTCATAGATTAGAGGTGAACAGTTGATtaaatctgaattgatttaattcaaaaattcgattttttcggTTCAGTTCAATCCAAACTAATTTAAT
It encodes:
- the LOC140841107 gene encoding uncharacterized protein isoform X3 — protein: MISTKSLLRINFLAWRATNACAKSKPKQYLQKCYFRHDLSYELTMDVKKGMLENTYRGKGKPVKQKWRAVSTQSSSFERDGEKGELQIRLENIYPATSSTNLTAEHSMSMNVGQSLMRFIAGKGRGTQEEIEEETGVKIILPSSRTEDSIIIEGNSIESVTKASEKVQIIIDKAVNSRALDYSHFVSLPLAIHPGLVDKLINFQKTILQIVACDNGENLDSDTSGDKQPMEAQKIDVVMNAEKGDAYVDVHVKSDQHSRKAYVVKDRDVDTPVKVKIANIPLVSFYPKKSKTPISQSSSSKLRDLGIEKSIFINPKTFHLTILMLKLWNKERVNAASEVLWSVSSQVMDVLDNRPVSIKLKGLDCMKGSLAKARVLYAPVEEVNGEDRLLRASQVIIDAFAEAGLLVGTDAQQKLKLHATLMNARHRKRNKNTRNPDSFDARIIFDRYGSEEWGEYPIREAHLSQRFVYDENGYYHCCASIPFPGNIQVE
- the LOC140841107 gene encoding uncharacterized protein isoform X2, whose translation is MDVKKGMLENTYRGKGKPVKQKWRAVSTQSSSFERDGEKGELQIRLENIYPATSSTNLTAEHSMSMNVGQSLMRFIAGKGRGTQEEIEEETGVKIILPSSRTEDSIIIEGNSIESVTKASEKVQIIIDKAVNSRALDYSHFVSLPLAIHPGLVDKLINFQKTILQIVACDNGENLDSDTSGDKQPMEAQKIDVVMNAEKGDAYVDVHVKSDQHSRKAYVVKDRDVDTPVKVKIANIPLVSFYPKKSKTPISQSSSSKLRDLGIEKSIFINPKTFHLTILMLKLWNKERVNAASEVLWSVSSQVMDVLDNRPVSIKLKGLDCMKGSLAKARVLYAPVEEVNGEDRLLRASQVIIDAFAEAGLLVGTDAQQKLKLHATLMNARHRKRNKNTRNPDSFDARIIFDRYGSEEWGEYPIREAHLSQRFVYDENGYYHCCASIPFPGNIQVE
- the LOC140841107 gene encoding uncharacterized protein isoform X1; translation: MISTKSLLRINFLAWRATNACAKSKPKQYLQKCYFRHDLSYELTMDVKKGMLENTYRGKGKPVKQKWRAVSTQSSSFERDGEKGELQIRLENIYPATSSTNLTAEHSMSMNVGQSLMRFIAGKGGTQEEIEEETGVKIILPSSRTEDSIIIEGNSIESVTKASEKVQIIIDKAVNSRALDYSHFVSLPLAIHPGLVDKLINFQKTILQIVACDNGENLDSDTSGDKQPMEAQKIDVVMNAEKGDAYVDVHVKSDQHSRKAYVVKDRDVDTPVKVKIANIPLVSFYPKKSKTPISQSSSSKLRDLGIEKSIFINPKTFHLTILMLKLWNKERVNAASEVLWSVSSQVMDVLDNRPVSIKLKGLDCMKGSLAKARVLYAPVEEVNGEDRLLRASQVIIDAFAEAGLLVGTDAQQKLKLHATLMNARHRKRNKNTRNPDSFDARIIFDRYGSEEWGEYPIREAHLSQRFVYDENGYYHCCASIPFPGNIQVE